The following coding sequences lie in one Apium graveolens cultivar Ventura chromosome 3, ASM990537v1, whole genome shotgun sequence genomic window:
- the LOC141711590 gene encoding ras-related protein Rab7, translating to MSMRRRTLLKVIVLGDSGVGKTSLMNQYVHKKFSQQYKATIGADFVTKELQIDDRIVTLQIWDTAGQERFQSLGVAFYRGADCCVLVYDVNVMRSFDTLENWHEEFLKQANPADPKTFPFILLGNKIDIDGGNSRVVSEKKAKDWCASKGNIPYFETSAKEDYNVDAAFLSIAKSALSNEHDQDIYFQGIPDAVTETEQRGGCAC from the exons ATGTCGATGCGGAGACGCACTCTTCTCAAAGTCATCGTTCTCGGCGACAGCGG GGTTGGTAAGACTTCGTTGATGAATCA ATATGTACACAAAAAATTCAGCCAGCAATACAAAGCTACCATCGGAGCTGATTTTGTCACCAAAGAATTGCAAATTGATGACAGGATCGTTACTCTGCAA ATATGGGACACTGCTGGGCAAGAGAGATTTCAAAGTCTTGGGGTTGCATTTTATAGAGGGGCAGATTGCTGTGTTCTAGTATATGATGTAAACGTCATGAGGTCGTTTGATACTCTTGAGAATTGGCATGAAGAATTTCTGAAACAG GCAAATCCAGCTGACCCCAAGACGTTCCCATTTATATTGCTTGGTAACAAGATTGATATAGATGGTGGAAATAGCAGAGTG GTTTCTGAGAAGAAAGCTAAGGACTGGTGTGCTTCAAAAGGAAACATCCCCTACTTTGAGACATCTGCAAAAGAAGACTACAATGTTGATGCTGCATTTCTTTCCATTGCAAAATCAGCTTTATCCAATGAGCATGATCAGGATAT CTACTTCCAGGGCATTCCTGATGCTGTTACAGAAACGGAGCAAAGAGGTGGTTGTGCGTGTTAA
- the LOC141711591 gene encoding aspartic proteinase nepenthesin-1 — MGTLSSLIFVTLSLTILLFISPASSTSRRALDKPVQKSGFRVTLRHRDYGKNLTKFELFERAIKRGKNRLHRLNTMSYSKAATTRTTSAAAKSKVHAGSGEYLMEIAIGTPAESYSAILDTGSDLIWTQCKPCEECFDQSTPIFDPSKSSSFSEISCSDKLCSALPTKTCSKSKDACIYLYTYGDQSSTEGALATETFTFGKVSVPKIGFGCGSDNEGSGFSQGAGLVGLGRGPLSLISQMDEPKFSYCLTSIDDESSTSTLFMGSEAKKSDAKMISTPLIKNPSYPSFYYLSLKGITVGDTKLSIDESVFSLNDADGSGGMIIDSGTTITYLEESAFDELKKEFVSQTKLPVDDSGSIGLDVCFKLPSNADSVEVPKLLFNFEGGSLDLPAENYMIADSSMGVVCLAMGSSQGMSIFGNVQQQNMMVLHDLNAQTVSFMPTQCDKL, encoded by the coding sequence ATGGGTACACTTTCTTCACTTATCTTTGTAACCCTGTCATTAACTATACTTCTCTTCATATCACCAGCATCTTCAACATCTAGACGTGCTCTAGACAAGCCCGTCCAAAAATCGGGCTTTCGAGTCACCTTACGACACCGCGATTATGGTAAAAATCTAACCAAATTCGAGCTCTTCGAACGAGCAATCAAGCGCGGAAAAAACAGGTTACATAGGCTTAACACAATGTCATATTCCAAGGCAGCTACAACAAGAACAACATCAGCTGCTGCAAAATCGAAAGTACATGCAGGAAGCGGCGAGTATTTAATGGAAATTGCCATTGGTACTCCAGCAGAATCATATTCAGCTATTTTAGATACTGGAAGTGATTTAATTTGGACACAATGCAAGCCTTGTGAGGAATGTTTCGATCAGTCCACACCCATTTTTGATCCATCGAAGTCATCTTCATTTTCGGAGATTTCGTGTTCTGATAAACTTTGTTCAGCTTTACCTACGAAAACTTGCAGTAAAAGTAAAGATGCATGCATTTATCTTTACACATACGGTGACCAATCCTCGACAGAAGGCGCATTGGCAACCGAGACTTTCACGTTCGGCAAAGTGTCGGTTCCTAAAATCGGATTCGGATGTGGTTCGGATAACGAAGGCAGCGGGTTCAGCCAGGGTGCAGGCCTGGTTGGGCTAGGCAGGGGTCCGCTGTCCCTGATTTCGCAAATGGACGAGCCTAAATTCTCGTATTGTTTAACATCTATTGATGATGAAAGTAGTACTAGTACACTTTTCATGGGGTCAGAAGCTAAAAAATCAGATGCAAAAATGATATCAACTCCACTAATTAAAAATCCATCATATCCTTCTTTTTATTATCTTTCACTCAAAGGAATCACAGTTGGTGACACAAAATTATCAATCGATGAGTCCGTTTTCTCACTCAACGACGCGGATGGGAGCGGAGGCATGATCATTGATTCAGGCACCACAATTACTTACTTGGAAGAAAGTGCATTCGACGAATTAAAAAAAGAGTTTGTTTCACAAACAAAATTGCCAGTTGATGACTCAGGGTCTATAGGACTTGATGTCTGTTTCAAGTTACCGTCTAATGCAGACAGTGTCGAGGTTCCGAAATTACTGTTTAATTTCGAAGGAGGGAGCCTGGATTTGCCTGCTGAAAATTATATGATTGCGGATTCGAGTATGGGAGTGGTGTGTTTGGCAATGGGAAGTTCACAGGGAATGTCGATATTTGGGAATGTGCAGCAGCAGAACATGATGGTGCTTCATGATCTTAATGCTCAGACAGTGTCTTTCATGCCAACTCAGTGTGATAAGTTGTAA